A part of Homoserinibacter sp. YIM 151385 genomic DNA contains:
- a CDS encoding AzlC family ABC transporter permease, with product MSVREGAPRDPEVARAIRAALSVGIPVAAYGVSFGALAVAAGLDIWQTCVLSLLMFSGGSQFALIGVLASGGASAALPAIAGAGLLGVRNGLYAMRLTPILAGLGVWRRLLAGHWTIDETTAVATAQPDRRAQRAGFWATGITIYLGWNLMTLLGALLGDLLGDVRAVGLDAAAAAAFLGLLWPRLRRLQPVAVAIAAAVVATVLTPVLSPGLPVLAAAVVAVVVGATDLLGGRPGRDAASGPAGEGAAS from the coding sequence GTGAGCGTCCGCGAGGGGGCGCCGAGGGATCCCGAGGTCGCCCGCGCCATCCGCGCCGCGCTGTCGGTCGGCATCCCCGTGGCCGCCTACGGCGTGTCCTTCGGCGCGCTCGCCGTCGCCGCCGGGCTCGACATCTGGCAGACCTGCGTGCTCAGCCTGCTCATGTTCTCCGGGGGCTCGCAGTTCGCGCTCATCGGGGTGCTCGCGAGCGGCGGCGCGTCGGCGGCGCTGCCCGCGATCGCCGGCGCCGGTCTGCTCGGGGTGCGCAACGGCCTCTATGCGATGCGCCTCACGCCGATCCTCGCCGGGCTCGGCGTGTGGCGTCGGCTCCTCGCCGGGCACTGGACGATCGACGAGACCACAGCCGTCGCGACCGCGCAGCCGGACCGCCGGGCCCAGCGGGCGGGGTTCTGGGCGACGGGGATCACGATCTACCTCGGCTGGAACCTCATGACGCTCCTCGGCGCGCTCCTCGGCGACCTGCTGGGCGACGTGCGGGCGGTGGGGCTCGACGCCGCGGCGGCCGCCGCCTTCCTCGGGCTGCTCTGGCCGCGTCTGCGCCGACTGCAGCCGGTCGCGGTCGCGATCGCCGCGGCCGTCGTCGCCACCGTCCTCACCCCGGTGCTCAGCCCCGGCCTCCCGGTGCTCGCGGCGGCCGTCGTCGCCGTCGTCGTCGGCGCGACCGATCTGCTCGGCGGGCGTCCGGGGCGGGATGCGGCGAGCGGCCCGGCGGGAGAGGGGGCGGCGTCGTGA
- a CDS encoding AzlD domain-containing protein, translating into MTIWQVVIAASIAVLGLKLLGSLVPASVLERPRPARIADLLTVALLAALVAVQTLEREGGIQLDARVPALAVAAVLFALRAPFALVVVAAAAVAALLRALGWAA; encoded by the coding sequence GTGACGATCTGGCAGGTGGTCATCGCGGCCTCGATCGCGGTGCTGGGGCTCAAGCTGCTCGGCTCGCTCGTCCCGGCATCCGTTCTCGAGCGCCCCCGCCCCGCGCGCATCGCCGACCTGCTGACGGTCGCGCTGCTCGCGGCGCTCGTCGCGGTCCAGACCCTCGAGCGGGAGGGCGGCATCCAGCTCGACGCGCGCGTCCCGGCGCTGGCGGTCGCGGCCGTGCTCTTCGCGCTGCGGGCGCCGTTCGCGCTCGTCGTCGTCGCCGCGGCCGCGGTCGCGGCGCTGCTCCGCGCGCTCGGCTGGGCCGCCTAG
- the def gene encoding peptide deformylase — protein sequence MAVLPIRITGDTALHTPARPVERIDDEVRQLVSDLYDTMREAPGVGLAAPQVGVPLRLFVYEWADEDGQLFRGTAINPTLLISPPPVGEPDEDVDAEGCLSVPGERFPLLRSERALLRATDIGGNDVEIEAEGWLARIFQHEYDHLDGLLYIDRLAHPHGKAAQKAIRKQGWGSPGRSWMPGVDRLEG from the coding sequence ATGGCCGTACTGCCGATCAGAATCACGGGCGACACCGCGCTCCACACCCCCGCGAGGCCCGTCGAGCGCATCGACGACGAGGTGCGCCAGCTCGTGAGCGACCTGTACGACACCATGCGCGAGGCGCCCGGGGTGGGGCTCGCGGCCCCGCAGGTCGGCGTGCCGCTGCGCCTTTTCGTCTACGAGTGGGCCGATGAGGACGGTCAGCTCTTCCGCGGCACCGCCATCAACCCGACCCTCCTCATCTCGCCGCCGCCCGTCGGCGAGCCGGACGAGGACGTGGACGCCGAGGGCTGCCTCTCCGTGCCGGGCGAGCGGTTCCCGCTGCTCCGGAGCGAGCGGGCGCTGCTGCGCGCGACCGACATCGGCGGCAACGACGTCGAGATCGAGGCGGAGGGCTGGCTCGCCCGGATCTTCCAGCACGAGTACGACCACCTCGACGGCCTCCTCTACATCGACCGACTCGCGCACCCGCACGGCAAGGCCGCCCAGAAGGCGATCCGCAAGCAGGGCTGGGGCTCCCCCGGGCGCAGCTGGATGCCGGGCGTCGACCGGCTCGAGGGCTAG